Below is a window of Diaminobutyricibacter sp. McL0608 DNA.
TCGAAAGGACCTTGATGCACCCGAACGTGTCAAGACAGCAGTTGGGGCGCAACTGACGTGGTAGCGATTCACATCCGCCATGCCGGGCATTCAACGCCTCGACAGTACAAATTGTTGAGTGGAACGCAAGCGCGAGTCTTGTGTGACATCAGCTCTGATATCGATCGGATCGCTAACTCGATGTTATTTGGTGAACGAGCGGGACGTCACCCGTCGGCGCGAGCCGGTGCAGCTGCGCTAACCATCTTGAGCAGGGGTGTCGGGCGGTGACGACTAGTGTGAATCATCTCAAGGCGACGAACTTGACTGGGGCGGTCGCTCATCACGCTGAGGGTCCAGTATGGTCTGAGGCGTGGGGCGGTCTTCGCTTTGTAGACCTAGATGCCGGGAAGCTTCTTACGTTCGATGGTGTCTCGGTCCACACCCTGCATATCAACCAGCCGATTGCGGCGTTTGTACGACCGCGAGCCTCGGGCGGTTACGTTGTCGCAACCGAACGAGGTATCGGCCTAGCCGAGGGTATGGACCTGGCTCCTTCGCGGTTCATCGATCTCTGGGATGACGCCTCTATCAGGATGAACGATGGCACGGTTGATCCGTGGGGGAGGCTTTGGGCCGGCGGGATGGCATACGACGCTCGTCCAGGAGCGGCGTCGCTTTTTCGCATTGATCCCGATCTCAGTTTCCGCCCCATTGTTGACGGAGTTACTGTCTCGAACGGCATCGGATTCTCGCAGAACGGTGAGCGGTGCTTTTTCGTAGACACGATGACCGGGCGCGTAGATCAGTTTGACGTTCTTGGCGGGGAACTCGCGAATCGCCGACCGTTCGTGACGTTCGATCGAGAACAAGGTCTGCCGGATGGACTAACGATCTCGGCTGACGGATCTGTTTGGATCGCCCTTTGGGGCGGTTCTTGCATTCACGGCTATAGTCCCGAAGGCGACCTGCACACAATCGTTGACTTACCAGTCGGCCAGGTGAGTGCATGCACGTTCGGTGGAGAGCAACTAAGGACTCTTTTCATCACAACCTCCCGACAAGGTTTGGCGGACGGAGTCGATTCGGAGGCAGGTTCTCTCTTCGCGGTCGAAACTGGGTATTCCGGTCTACCGGTGAGCGCTTTCCAGGGCTAGCTATTATTGATTAGCGCTATTCGACATCTGGCCCGGTGAAGGCTTCGATGCGATCAGCAGCCGCTTGGATGTGCTCTGCGATCGTTGCATCCAGGAGCACCTCATCATCGCCGGCAAGCGCCTCAACGATTGCGATGTGCGCTTCACTATGGCCTTGCATCTGCTCAATTTCGAGAAGCTTGTTCGCCATGCGCAAGAAGCCGTTCAATCGGCCGCGGAGTCGGGCAGTCAACTCCACGAGAAGTTGGTGCTCGCTCATCTCCCATAGCGTCTCGTGGAACTGCCGATCGAGCTCGAACATCGTGTCTCGGTCTCCAAGCGTCGCGGCTTTCGTCATTGAGGCCGTGATTTTCCGGAGTTGTTTCTCTGTCTTTGCGGTCCAGCGTTCTTGTACCCTTCGAGCAACAAATTGCTCAAGTACGATCCGAAGGCTCGTAATTTCTGCCAGATCTTTTCTGCTCAGGCTGGCAACGCGTGCGCCTCGGCGCGGCTCGCGTTCGATGAGTCGCTCTTCCGTGAGTATCGCAAGCGCTTCCCGCACGGGGATGTGGCTAACGCCGAGTCGTTCTGCAAGTTTCCGCTCGACGAGTCTGGTCCCAGGTTCAAGCTCGCCGTTTTGGATGGCCGCGCGCAGCTCGTCAATGACCTTAGTCGAGATGTTGTCTTCAGATAGGTTCCTGAGTGGCACCCGTTCTCCTTCCAACGGGCGCGACTCGGCAGCGCCGCGTTCACGTCCGGGCTACATGATATAGAAGATTGCGAGCCCAAGGGCGATGGATTGATATGTCCACCGTCCCCTTCGCAATACGGACCGACGCGCGCGACCCCGAATGCCGGGCCGAGGCTGTCGGGCGCGAATCTGCGACTTCGTTACGGCCGCTGCTTCAGTGTTTGTAACAGCAGCCGAACGAGATGCGGCCTCGGGCGAGCGCGCAATTCGCTCTAGCCCCGAACGCGTCAGCGGCGCCAACGGGTTGAGGAAAGCAAGATTCGCGTGGCGGTTGTTGCGGTGGAGTAGTCGCGTTCGACGCACGCGGCGGTGTCTATTTCAGGTCCCGTTGCCTTGTATAGCTGAGATCAATCTGGTTCGGACGTTGAGATCCGTTCGGCGGCAGTCCTAATGTGGTCAGCCATTGCTCTTCGCGCGATGTCTGGACTGCCGCTCGTGAGTGCTTCAACGAGGTCGTTGTGAGATTGCGCGTGAAGCTTCAACTCGGCTGAGCCCAGTGCTCCATTCGCGGCGAGAAGAAACCCGTTGATGCGCCCGCGAAGCTGCGAGGTGATTGACATCAGGCTGTTGTTGTTAGTCATCTCCCAAAGCGTCTCGTGGAACCGGCGATCGAGTGCGAACATCTCATCAGCCCTACCGTGTTGGGCCGCCACGGACATCTCAGTGACGATAGTTCGCAACGTCGCTTCACTTTGCGGAGTCCACAACACTTGAGCCCGCTCTGCGACATAGACCTCAAGGACAATTCGAAGGTCCGATATTTCAGCAAGTTCGTCGGCGGTCAAGCACGCCACGCGCGCTCCCCGTCGAGGCTCGCGCTCTACGAGTCCTTCCTCTGCGAGCCTAGCGAGTGCTTCACGGACTGGGATGTGACTAACGCCAAGCTGTACCGCCAGTTTTCGTTCGACCAGGCGTTCGCCTGGAGCAAACGTGCCTTCTTCGATTGCAGCCCTGAGCTCGTCCGCGACTTTGTCAGAGATATTTCGATCAGAGACGTTTCCAATCGCCATCGAAACCCCTCCGTTTCTCTCCTTGGATAGTCCGAGGCAGTGCAACCTTGCTACATGTTATAGGAAATGAACAGATGCGATCCCGCACAGGCCCATCCCCCTTGCTCAGGTCGTCCTCGGACGAAGCGTTCAGTGAATCGATGTCGGAGACTTGCCCGGCCGTATTAGAACTTGTTGGCGGATTGGGATAGAAACGGAGATATTGGGCCTTCCCTCTGATACTAATCTGCTATAGCATCTAGCATCAACGACTAGGGTGCAGACTCCCGGCCCCTAGCAATATCAGCTCAGACCTGAAGAGGTCACACAGTAAAGGACCGCCAAATGAAAACTGCGCTAACAAGGACGTCCGCGCTCGCACTGGCCGTGTTGTTCGCC
It encodes the following:
- a CDS encoding SMP-30/gluconolactonase/LRE family protein is translated as MNHLKATNLTGAVAHHAEGPVWSEAWGGLRFVDLDAGKLLTFDGVSVHTLHINQPIAAFVRPRASGGYVVATERGIGLAEGMDLAPSRFIDLWDDASIRMNDGTVDPWGRLWAGGMAYDARPGAASLFRIDPDLSFRPIVDGVTVSNGIGFSQNGERCFFVDTMTGRVDQFDVLGGELANRRPFVTFDREQGLPDGLTISADGSVWIALWGGSCIHGYSPEGDLHTIVDLPVGQVSACTFGGEQLRTLFITTSRQGLADGVDSEAGSLFAVETGYSGLPVSAFQG
- a CDS encoding GntR family transcriptional regulator: MPLRNLSEDNISTKVIDELRAAIQNGELEPGTRLVERKLAERLGVSHIPVREALAILTEERLIEREPRRGARVASLSRKDLAEITSLRIVLEQFVARRVQERWTAKTEKQLRKITASMTKAATLGDRDTMFELDRQFHETLWEMSEHQLLVELTARLRGRLNGFLRMANKLLEIEQMQGHSEAHIAIVEALAGDDEVLLDATIAEHIQAAADRIEAFTGPDVE
- a CDS encoding GntR family transcriptional regulator, translating into MAIGNVSDRNISDKVADELRAAIEEGTFAPGERLVERKLAVQLGVSHIPVREALARLAEEGLVEREPRRGARVACLTADELAEISDLRIVLEVYVAERAQVLWTPQSEATLRTIVTEMSVAAQHGRADEMFALDRRFHETLWEMTNNNSLMSITSQLRGRINGFLLAANGALGSAELKLHAQSHNDLVEALTSGSPDIARRAMADHIRTAAERISTSEPD